Part of the Trueperaceae bacterium genome is shown below.
TGCCACGAGCGACTCGGCCTACATCGTCGAGCTCGACACCGACGGCAGCGGCGCCATCACCTTCGCGAACGTGTTCCACGTGGGCGCGGGCATGAGCATCCAGACGGCCATCGACCACGCGGCGCCCAGCGCGACCGTGAACCTCGCTGCCGGCACGTTCACCGCAGGGTTCGAAGTCGAGGGCAAGACCGACATCACCATCCAGGGCGCCGGCGACACTGCCACGACCATCGACCCGGCCTCCGCCATCGCCACGGGCGTCGCCCACAAGTACACGGCCGACATGAGGGCCGTCGTGTTCGTCGACGAGTCCTCGAACGTCACCCTGAAGGACTTCGGCGTCAAGGCCAGCGGCCTGACCTGGGCCACCGACCTCGACGCCCTGGTGTTCTGGAACGCCTCCAGCGGCTCGATCCAGGACCTCGACATCGCCGGCCCGGGTCTGCAGAACGGCGTCCAGACCGGTCAGGGCCTGGCCGTCGACGCCAGCGCGCCGCTGGCGACGAACCTGCTCGTCCAGGACACCGACTTCTCGGGCTGGAACAAGAACGGCATCGACGTCGTGAACGGCAACGGCGCCACGACCGGCGGCGGTGACGTCACCGTCGACGTCACCGGCGGCACGTTCACCGGTGGCGGGTCCACGGGCCTCAACGGCCAGAACGGGATCGTCTACTGGGACCGCGGCGGAGGTGTCGTCACCGGCACCGTCGACGGCGTGACCATCTCGAACCTCGAGTACACGGGGGCCGACTACGCCGCCGGCATCCTGCCCTTCGGCGGCGCCGTCGTGCCTACCGTCAAGAACAGCACGTTCAACAGCGTGCAGGTCTACATCGCCAACGCCACGCCCAACGACATCGACGCCACGCAGAACAACACGTTCGACGGCGTGCTCGGCAGCGCCGCTGACGCGACGCAGCTCGCCGCCATCGAGGCCAAGATCGTCGAGGACACGGGCCAGGTCTTCATCCAGTAGACCCGAGCCCATGACCGCGGCCTGACCGGCCGCACAGCGGAAGCGCCGGAGGGCCTGCCAAGCCTCCGGCGCTTCCGCTTCCCCCCGGTTTCGGAACTCCTGCGGCGGCCAGGCGCTTACAGCGCCGTGCGCAGCACGAAGTAGTTCCCGCTCTGCCAACAGGTGCCCACGAGGGCCAGCCCGCCGTCGTCCTCGAAGTAGACGGCGTGCCCGGGCGAGACGCAGCCCGCGGGCGCTTCCCGCGTCCGGGTCGAGACGAGCGTGCCGACGTTCGACACCTTCACCTCGGTCACCGAGTCGTCGTTGAAGCCGGTCGAGACGATGGCCACGTCGCCGTCGTCGAGGAGCACGAGGTCGATGCCCACGGGCCCGTCGCCCACGTCCACGGTGCCGCGCATGACCGGCAGGCCCGCGCCGTCCCAGTTCAGGAGCGCGAGCTGGTCGTCGCCGAAGAGGCTCACGGCGCACAGCCAGCCGGCGGACGACTCGGTGTCGACGCAGCGCAGCTTGCGGGCGTCGAGCCCCAGGGTGAGGGCGATGACGGGTGCGTCGCCGTCGCGGTCGTCGAGGTAGAGGTAGCTCGACACGCCCCGCGTCAGTACGAGGGCAGGGGCCGGGTTCACGAGGTCGTCGTCGGCGACGAACGCCGAGACGAGCTCGCCGGAGAAGTTCCCGGCCGGCAAGACCTCGGTGGAGATCGTCCAGACGGACTGCGGGCCTGCGCTCGCGGCGCCCGGCGCCTTCACCGGCGGGGGCGCCGGCTGGTTCGTCAGGAACCGCACGCCCAAGGAGGGCTGGACCTTCGTCACCAGGTCGGCCAGCATGTCGCCGCCGGCCTGGTACATGTCGTAGGTGACGCTGCTGCCGAAGTCCATCGGGCTGTCGAAGGTGCTGCCGCTGCCGTCGTACTTGAGCCAGGTGGCGCCGCCCGTGCCGTAGCCGACGACGCCGGCGTAGGAGCCGTAGCCCGACCCATCTCGCATGCCGACGAGGCCGAACAGGGGCGCCGCGGCTGTCGAGCCGACGGCGTACAGGACCTCGCCGGTCAGCAGGTCCACGAACGTGATCCCGGTCTCGGTGGCGATCGCCACGATGATCGCCCCCTCGAGCGGGCCGAACTGGGCCGTCTCGTCCGCTGGCCCCCACAGGTAGTTCGCCACCACCGCCAGGCCCTCCGGGCTCAACAGCGGGATGGCACGCAGGCCCGGACCGACGACGTAGAGGCCTTGGCCCGCGATGTTGCACGAGCTGAGAACGAGGGCGAAGGTGAGGACCAGGAGGGTGAGACGGCGTGCGAGGCGAGGAGATCGTTGCATGCGGTGCACCTCCGCACGCCACGGTCCAACGGGACCTCTTAAGGGGGTCTAAAGCGGGGGCTGCCCTTGCACGCGCGAGGCGGCGCCGAGCCCAGGGGGGCCACGTAGCGCCACCCGGGCCACGCCGCTCCACGCTCGAGCCGTACGCGGGCCCGTCCCGAGCGCTCCCCACAGCAAGCTCACGCGCCGACGGCGCTCAGCCCGCCACCTCCTGGCGTAGACGTCGCGCCAGGCGGCGCGCCCAGGTGAGCGTGGCCGGGTGCTCCGCGGCCGCGTCGAGGAGCGCGGCGGCCTCGCCCTCACGACCCCGGGCCAGCAGCACCTGACCGAGGCGCACTCTCGCCGTCTGCTGCGCGGGCTCGTCCCCGACGTCGGCGGCCACTGATACCGCCCGCCGCGCGTGCGCCTCGGCGGCGGCGAGGTCTCCCGCCTCCAGCTCGATCCAGCCGAGCGTAGCCAGCATCCCGCTCTCGAGCCCGCGCTCGCCGCTCGCGACCACACGCCTCAGGGCCTCCTGCGCCATCTCCCGCGCCTCGGCGAACCGCCGCGCCTTGCAGGCCAGGTTCGCGAGGTTGTGCAGCAGCACGGGGATCACCTGGTGGTAGCCGTGCTCGCGGGCGAGCCCGAGCGCCTCCTCGAACCGCTCGGCGGCGGCCTGCTGGGCGTCGGTGTTCATCTCGAGCGCCCCGAGGTTCACGAGCTGCGTGACCACGCCGGAGACGTTCCCGACGGCGCGGTAGTCGGCGAGGGCCTCGAGGTACCGCTCGCGCGCGTGGTCGTACTCGCCCACCGCCTGGGCGACGAGGCCGAGGCGGCCGAGGACCTCCCCGCGGTAGACGGGGTCGTCCGCGAGCCGGGCCAGCAGGTCCTCGTAGGCGCTCCGCGCCGACCCGTAGTCGCCCGCCAGGTAGTGGGAGATCGCCAGGGCGTGCCGCGCGACCCGCACGCCGTCCGCGTCGTCGAGGGTGTCGAGGAGCGACGAGGCCCTCGCGGCGGCCTCGACGGCCGCCCCGTGGTCGCCGAGCCGCGCGCGGGTCCACGCCAGCGACGCCAGCGCGCGCCCCCGCGCCCTGTCGCCGTCCCGGCCCGCCGGCCAGGCGGCGGTAGCGGCAGCCGCGAACAGCGCCTTGCCCTCGTGCAGCCGGGCGCGCAGGTCGGCGTAGCGCATGAGGGGGAAGGCCGCGCCGGCCACGAGGTCCGCCCGGCGCGTCGCGACCGCGTGCAGCCAGGCGCTCCTCAGGTCGTCGAACTCGGCGTCGATGCCGTCCAGGACGCCGACGCTCAGCGCCCGCAGCGCGTGGGTGCGCGAGGCGAGGCGCGACAGGAAGCGCTCGGCGTGGCGGTCGAGGACGTCTCGCTCGCGCGCCGGGCTGCGGGCCAGCCTCTCGCGCGCGAACCGGGCGACGAGCGGGTGCTGCTCGTAGCGCCCGCCGTTCCCCAGGCGCAGGAGCGCGGCGTCCACCAGGCGCGCGACCTGCGCGAGCGAGACGCGCGTCACCTCGCGGGCGTCGGCCAGCGTGAAGCCGCCGGAGAAGGCGGAGAGGGACGCGAGGGCCCGTCTGTGAGGCGCGTCGAGCCTGTCCCAGGACCTGTCGAAGCTGGCCCGCGCGCTGGCGTGACGGTCGGGCCCGCTGGCGCTGGCGCGGCGCAGGAGGCTCGCGTCGGCCTCGACCTCGTTGGCCAGGACGTCCACGGGCACGGCGCGGACCCAGGCGGCCGCCAGCTCGATGCCGAGCGGCGAACCGCCCACGGCCCGGCAGACGCGGACCACGTCGGGCAGCAGGGGAGGCTCGAGCTCGAAGGTGGCGTCCGCGCGGCGGGCGACCTGGCGGAACAGGCGCACGGCGTCGTAGGCGGCCGCGCCCTCGGTGTCGGCGGACTCCGGGACCCGCAGGCCGTCCAGCGGGAACGCCACCTCCTCGCGGAGGCACAGCAGCTCGCGGGACGTCGCGAGCACCGAGAGGGCGGGCGCGCTGCTCAGGAGCCGTTCGAGGGCGTTCGGGGCCCCCTCGACCTGCTCGAGGTTGTCGAGGACGAGGAGCGTCCGCTCCGCCGGCAGGACCGCCCGCAGCGCCTCGATGCCCCGCTGGCCATGCAGGCTCGTGCGACCCAGCGCGCGGGCGATGGCGAAGGGCAGCGCCGACGCGTCGTGCACGCCCTCCAGCTCGACGAACGCGACGCCGCCGGGGAACGGCGGGTCGTCGGCGTCCAGGAGGTCGTTCGCCACCTGGATCGCCAAGCTCGTCTTGCCGATGCCGCCGGGCCCGTGCAGGGTGACGAGCCGCGCCTCGCCGCCGGCGAGGAGCCTGTGCACCTCGAGCCTCTCCGGCTCGCGGCCGATGAGCCCGCGAGCCGAGGGCGGTGGGGCCGGTCGAGGCTCCTCCTGGACCGGCGCCGGCTGGGTGACGGCGGCGCCCGGGTGGGGCTCCGCGTCGCCGCGACCCGGCTGGGTGACGGCGGCGCCCGGGCGGGGCCCCTCGTCGACGCGACCCGCATCGCCTTCCGGTGCGCTGGGACCGGCATGTTCTGGCGCTTGGCCCAGCTCGATCCCGAGCTCCGCGGCCTCCTCGAGGACCTCGGTCGCTGTCGGGTGGCCGGCTGGCGCCAGCAGCCTGAAGAGCCACCGCAGCGTGTCCGCGTCCGCCGGCGGGGCGCCGGCGACGCGGTAGGCGGCGTCGGCGAGGCGGGCCGCGGCGGCGGCCGGGTCGGTGGGTACGGGTGAGCTGGCGCGATCGTCAGCGGACGGGCCGGTCGGGCCGCGGTGCCCGGCGACCGCAGGGCCGCCCGGGCCGGCCTCGACCCCACGGGCCTGCAGGTCCCGGCTGGCCTCCGCCCACCTCAGGAGGGCGTGCCGGTAACGCTCCGCGATCGACTCGCGCCGGGCAAGAACCCACTCCTCGAGCTCGGCGCCCATGCTGCTCGTCTCGGCGCCGAGCAGGAACGGACCGCGGTATAGCTCCGCGGCCCGGGCCTCGTCGTCCGCCTCGAGGGCGTCGAGGAGGGCGTGGACGTCGGTCCTCAGATGGGCCCGCACGTTGTCGGGCCTTGCTTCGACGGCGTCGGGGAGGCTGCCGCGGATGGTGCTCAGCGCCACCGAGAGGTTGCTGAGGGGACGGGGCGAGGCGGGCCAGAAGAGCTGCGCCAGCGACCGGCGCGGTGTGCTGCCCTCCAGCGCCAGGTAGGAAAGCAAGAGCAGCAGCTTGGGCTGGCGGACCTCGCCCAGGTGGCGCAGGCCACCCAGCGTGTGCAGCATGTCGGATTCTATACGTCTGGGAGCGGCAGTCTCAGCCGGGCAGGTGTCCCGGCGGTACGCGCGGTGCGTTGGCTGGCGGTGGGCTCGCGACCGTCGGGACGGTGCAGGTCTCGTGGTCGCGGGTTCGCTTCAGGTCGCGTACAGCTCAGAGGGAGGCAGGCTGGACTCGAGCGCCCGCAGCACTGGCCCTTCGACCCTCACGCCTTGCGCCTCCAACGCGAGCAGCAGCGCGCCCACGGCCGGCTCGTGGGTGCCGCCGAGGACATCGCCCCCCGCGTCGCGCCCTAGGCTCTTCAGCACGGCGGTCCGCAGCAGCGAGCTGCGGTGCCTGAAGACGCCGCCGGTGAGCACCAGCCTGCAGCGGGTCACGTCCAGCCCCACGCGTCGCGCTGCCGCCTCGGCGTAGGCGGCGAGGGTCGCGCCGTGGTCCGAGACGATCCGCAGGGCGGTCCCGTCGCCCGCCGCGGCCGCGTCCAGCAGCAGCGGCGCCAGGCCGCTCAGCTGTGCGGGCGTGGGCTTGACGGCGTGACGCCCTTCGAACCCTCGCAGCAGCTCCTCCGGGTCCGCCTTGCCGAACGCGGCCAGCACCGCCGCGGTGAGCGTCGTGGGAGGGTCGATGCCGAGCTCGGCCCGGTACACGGACCGTAGGGCTCGCCTGCCCAGCTCGACCCCGCACAGCGGCTCGGCCCAGAAACCGGTGTGCCAGAAGTCGCCCGCGGCGTTGCGAGCGGCGACGGCGACGCCGGTGCCGCAGCTGATGACCACGCCGGTGCCGTCGGGGGAGCCGGCGCGCAGGGCGCCCAGCGCGTCGTTGCCCACGAGTACCCGCCCGGGGCCGGCGGAGCGCGTCAGGGCCTCCTGCAGGAACGCGTAGTCCTCTGGCCAGTCGGCGCCGGCCAGACAGAAGTAGGAGACGTCCAGGGAGTCCCGCGAGGTACCGGCCATCGACAGCGCGGCATCGACCGCCCGCGCGACCTCGGCCAGCGCCGCCGCCTCCGTGGGGGCGGCGGAGATGTCCGCGCAGCCGCCGCGTCCATGACCCACGATCCTGCCGCCGAGCTCGGCGATGAGCGCGACCGTCTTCGTGTTGCCGCCGTCTACGCCCAGCACGTGGCCCATGCCAGACCTCGGAGCTCAGCGCGCGGCCGTCACGACAGCAGCCGCTCCGGCAGGTACTCCCTGTGGGCCGCGCACATCGCGTCGTAGATGGCCTCCGCCTTGTCGACCGACTGCACCAGGGGGTTGGCGGCGAGCGCCCTGATCCCATCCTTGCGACGACCGCACCAGGCGACCTCTGCGGCCAGGGCCTGGTACTCGCCCAGCGCCTCCACGAGGCCAAGCACGTGGCGCGGCAGGCGGCCGTCCGCGATGCGGGTGACCCCGTTCCTGTCGAGCAGCCCGCGCATCTCGACGACGAGGTCGTCCGGGAAGTCCGGCAGCGCCCCGTGGTTCGGGCAGTTCACGGGAAGTACGTCGCCGCGGTCGTTGAAGATCGCGTCCATGGCGTCTATCGCCAGCTCGAGCTCGTGGATGCCGCCCCGGGACCGTGAGGGGTCGAGCCGCGGGTCGTCGGAGAGCGCCTGTTCGCGGTAGTGCTGCCAGTAGTCGGGGACCCGGGCCATGATGTCCTGCGCGCGGGTGGTGGGCTTGGCGCGGAGCTCCGCCAGCAGCTCGTCACGGTAGTAGTAGTACTGGAAGTAGTCCGCCGGGATGCTGCCCATGGTCACAGCCAGACGCAGCAGCCTCAGCCTGGTGCGGTCGGCGGTGCCGGACGCGGCCAACCGCTCATACGCCCGCTCCAGCAGCGGCATGACGTCCTGCCCGTCGTAGAGGTGCCGCACCGACCAGCAGCCGTGGTTGAGGCCCACCATGACCGTCTCGAGCCTCTCGGGATCGAGGCCGGCGAAGGTGGCCGTGGCCTCCGCGAAGTCGTACGGACCCTCGCAGAACGACAGGAACGGGACTTCGGAGTGGTGGGTCGCGGCCTCCGACAGGATGTTGATGGGGTTGGTGTAGTTGAAGATCCTGGCGCGCGGCGCCACCTGCTCGACGTCCGCGATGATGCCCTTCATCACGTGGATGGAGCGCAGCGCCATGAAGAAGCCGCCGGGCCCCTGCGTCTCCTGCCCTATGACCCCGTGGTCGAGCGAGATGCGCTCGTCGAGGTACCTGGACTCGAAGCCGCCGGGGCGGTAGCTGGTGAGCACCGCGTCGCAGTCGGTGAGACCCGCGCGCCTGTCGGTCGTCGCGCTGACGGTGAGGTCGATGCCCTTGCCGTGGGCCATCTTCCTCGCCAGCGTCTCGACGACGGCCAGGCGGTCCTCGTGGAGGTCTATCAGCACCAGCTCCGAACCGTCGAAGTTCTCGCCCTGCTCGATGAGCGAGGCGACGGTGCCCGGCGCCCGCGTGCTGCCGCCCCCCACGTAGGCCAGCCTGATCCGTGCCACGCTCAGGCCTCCCGAGGCTGTCCGCGCTGGCGCCTAGCGACCTGCAGCTGGTAGCGGTCCCCGCGGTACAAAGACCTCACGAACTCGATGGGAGCACCCGTATCGAGGTACGTGATCTGCTCAGTGACCAGCAGGGGGGCCGGGTGCGTGACGCCGAGCAGGCGGGCCTCCTCCTCGGTCGTGATGTCCGCGCCGGCCGCCGACTGGCTGTCGGCGATGCGCAGCCCGTACTTGCTCCTCAGCAGCTCGTAGAGCGAGGCGTCCTCGAGGTCCAGCTGCAGGAGGCCGGGGCATAGCGCGCTCGGAAGGTAGGCGGTCTGGATGGCCATCGGCTCGTTGTCGGCCAATCGAAGGCGGCGGAGGCACACGAGCGGCTGACCGACTACGACCTGTAGCGTGCTCGCCAGCATCGTCGTCGCGTTCACGATGCGCTTCTCGAGTACCCGGCTCGAGGCGCGCATGCCGCGCAGCGCCATGTCCTCGGTGAAGCTGACGAGCGGCCCGCGCTCCGCCTCCTGCTTGGTGTCCGCGACGTAGAGGCCCTGGCCCTGCCTGGCGTAGATGACGCCTTCCCGGACCAGCTCGTTGATGGCGCGCCTCACGGTCATGTGGCTGAGGCCGTACCTCTGGCCGAGCTGCCGCTGCGAGGGCAGGCGGTCGTTGGGCCCGTAGACGCCGGCCGCGATCTCGTCCTTAAGGTCGTTCTTCAGTCTCAGGTACGGATGCTCTGGCATAGCTTGGCTCTCAGAGCCGTTCGATCACCTTCCTTATGTGCCTGAAGCTGGCGTCTATGTGCAGGCGTTCGGCGGTGGAGGCCGCGAAGACCTGGGCAGGAACGACGTCGAGCAGGGACCCGAGCGCCTCGTCGAACGACCGTGTCGCCCGCTCGCGCCGCGAACGACCCTCGACCACCTGCAGGACGGTGCAGCCGTAGGACGCGAGCTCGCCCGCCAGCGCGGCGACCGACGCGTCGGTCCGGCCGCCCGAGCCGTAGAGCACGACGCCGGTGGTCTCGTCGGCCGCCTCGATGAGACCGTGCCTGAAGTCGCCGATCCCGGTGCCGATGGCCGGGCGCTTGACGACCTCGCTCATCATCATCGCGGACTGGCGCGCCGTGGCCGCGTGCGGTCCGTGGCCGAGGAAGTAGAGGTGCTCGGCAGAAGCGAAGGCGGGGTGCCAGTCCGCGACCAGCTCCTGCGCGTCGGCGAGCAAGGCGTCGACCTCCGCGGCGAGCCGCGCGAGGCGGGCGAGCTCCGCGGGGACGTCGGATCCCGACCAGGTGTGCGCCAGCAGCCAGATGCAGGCCAGCGTGTTCAGATACGTGGTGGTCGCGACCGTGCGCTCGGTGCCGGCGAAGAGCGGCAGCACGTGGTGGGCGAACGCGCCCAGGGGGCTCGAGGGGTCGTTCGTGACGGCCATCAGGCGCGCCGGACCGGGCGAGCCGTTCAACAGGGGCTCGACCTCCGCGCTCGCGCCCGACTGGGAGATGAAGACCACCAGCTCCTCGGCCAGCAGGGCGCGCTTGTAGTGCATGAGCTCCGACGCCTCGACGGCGACCGCCGCGATGCCATGCCCGCACAGCACGGCGGCGCCCCAGTAGGCCGCGTGGTAGGAGGCCCCCATGCCGGTCAGTAGCACGCGCCTCGGCCTGGGGACGGCGTTCAAGGCGTCACCGGCGGCGCCGGCGTACCCTGCGATGAGGCTGCGCAAGGCGTCGCCCTGTGCCAGGGTCTCTGACTGGAACTCGTCTAGCAAGCGCCGTCTCCCGCGACTGAGATAGCCCAATATACCCCAAGACGCGAGAGCGGGGGTCGTGCTCCCCGCGCGGCGCGGGCGAGAAGTGGGGCGCTGGGCGAGGAGGGGGTTGCGTTGGATGGTCCGAGATATATACTGAGATATCTAACAAGCGCGGGCTGCTCGCCTCGAGCCGTCCCCTCACGTGCTACCTCGCGAGGCGCCGACAACACGACGAGCCCGGTCGGATTGGAGCGATCAGCAGGAGATCCTAGGTCCTCTAGACGAGCGACTTGGCCCGGTCGAGCCGGGCGGCCGTGGCCGCGAGAGTCACGTTGATGGGAGTCGCAGGATGCCTCAAGCACCACGAAGCCTTACGAGAGCAGCCCAAGCGCTGCTGACCTTGGTCCTGGCGGCGGTCGCGTTCGGCCAGTCCGACGACGCCGCCACCGTCTGCACCGCCTACAACGAGGCGCCGGGGCTGGCCGCCAGGGTCGTGGCGGGCGAGCTGCCGCCCGTGGCCGAGCGGCTCCCGCTCCACCCCAGGGTCGTGGCGCCGGCGCACGAGATCGGCGCGTACGGCGGGACCTTGCATGACCTCTACGACGGCAGCCGCCTCGCGGAGTTCCGCCAGTACGGCTACGA
Proteins encoded:
- a CDS encoding BadF/BadG/BcrA/BcrD ATPase family protein, which encodes MGHVLGVDGGNTKTVALIAELGGRIVGHGRGGCADISAAPTEAAALAEVARAVDAALSMAGTSRDSLDVSYFCLAGADWPEDYAFLQEALTRSAGPGRVLVGNDALGALRAGSPDGTGVVISCGTGVAVAARNAAGDFWHTGFWAEPLCGVELGRRALRSVYRAELGIDPPTTLTAAVLAAFGKADPEELLRGFEGRHAVKPTPAQLSGLAPLLLDAAAAGDGTALRIVSDHGATLAAYAEAAARRVGLDVTRCRLVLTGGVFRHRSSLLRTAVLKSLGRDAGGDVLGGTHEPAVGALLLALEAQGVRVEGPVLRALESSLPPSELYAT
- a CDS encoding tetratricopeptide repeat protein, yielding MLHTLGGLRHLGEVRQPKLLLLLSYLALEGSTPRRSLAQLFWPASPRPLSNLSVALSTIRGSLPDAVEARPDNVRAHLRTDVHALLDALEADDEARAAELYRGPFLLGAETSSMGAELEEWVLARRESIAERYRHALLRWAEASRDLQARGVEAGPGGPAVAGHRGPTGPSADDRASSPVPTDPAAAAARLADAAYRVAGAPPADADTLRWLFRLLAPAGHPTATEVLEEAAELGIELGQAPEHAGPSAPEGDAGRVDEGPRPGAAVTQPGRGDAEPHPGAAVTQPAPVQEEPRPAPPPSARGLIGREPERLEVHRLLAGGEARLVTLHGPGGIGKTSLAIQVANDLLDADDPPFPGGVAFVELEGVHDASALPFAIARALGRTSLHGQRGIEALRAVLPAERTLLVLDNLEQVEGAPNALERLLSSAPALSVLATSRELLCLREEVAFPLDGLRVPESADTEGAAAYDAVRLFRQVARRADATFELEPPLLPDVVRVCRAVGGSPLGIELAAAWVRAVPVDVLANEVEADASLLRRASASGPDRHASARASFDRSWDRLDAPHRRALASLSAFSGGFTLADAREVTRVSLAQVARLVDAALLRLGNGGRYEQHPLVARFARERLARSPARERDVLDRHAERFLSRLASRTHALRALSVGVLDGIDAEFDDLRSAWLHAVATRRADLVAGAAFPLMRYADLRARLHEGKALFAAAATAAWPAGRDGDRARGRALASLAWTRARLGDHGAAVEAAARASSLLDTLDDADGVRVARHALAISHYLAGDYGSARSAYEDLLARLADDPVYRGEVLGRLGLVAQAVGEYDHARERYLEALADYRAVGNVSGVVTQLVNLGALEMNTDAQQAAAERFEEALGLAREHGYHQVIPVLLHNLANLACKARRFAEAREMAQEALRRVVASGERGLESGMLATLGWIELEAGDLAAAEAHARRAVSVAADVGDEPAQQTARVRLGQVLLARGREGEAAALLDAAAEHPATLTWARRLARRLRQEVAG
- a CDS encoding GntR family transcriptional regulator; translation: MPEHPYLRLKNDLKDEIAAGVYGPNDRLPSQRQLGQRYGLSHMTVRRAINELVREGVIYARQGQGLYVADTKQEAERGPLVSFTEDMALRGMRASSRVLEKRIVNATTMLASTLQVVVGQPLVCLRRLRLADNEPMAIQTAYLPSALCPGLLQLDLEDASLYELLRSKYGLRIADSQSAAGADITTEEEARLLGVTHPAPLLVTEQITYLDTGAPIEFVRSLYRGDRYQLQVARRQRGQPREA
- a CDS encoding SIS domain-containing protein translates to MLDEFQSETLAQGDALRSLIAGYAGAAGDALNAVPRPRRVLLTGMGASYHAAYWGAAVLCGHGIAAVAVEASELMHYKRALLAEELVVFISQSGASAEVEPLLNGSPGPARLMAVTNDPSSPLGAFAHHVLPLFAGTERTVATTTYLNTLACIWLLAHTWSGSDVPAELARLARLAAEVDALLADAQELVADWHPAFASAEHLYFLGHGPHAATARQSAMMMSEVVKRPAIGTGIGDFRHGLIEAADETTGVVLYGSGGRTDASVAALAGELASYGCTVLQVVEGRSRRERATRSFDEALGSLLDVVPAQVFAASTAERLHIDASFRHIRKVIERL